The following coding sequences are from one Mustelus asterias unplaced genomic scaffold, sMusAst1.hap1.1 HAP1_SCAFFOLD_95, whole genome shotgun sequence window:
- the LOC144484197 gene encoding ER membrane protein complex subunit 4-like encodes MAAGAGLANRARWHKWTLELNLSGSSSCGGRAGSRGLESRGQQFGQGHSTCPITYSDKQLPDICIQETDWILVEKVTLLGHRLGPIETLPMNLFIMYMAGNTISILPIMMVCMMAWRPIQALMSMSASEYYIESVAQKQL; translated from the exons ATGGCGGCAGGGGCGGGGCTTGCCAACCGCGCGCGCTGGCACAAGTGGACCCTCGAGCTTAACCTGAGCGGCAGCAGCAGCTGCGGAGGCCGCGCGGGGAGCCGGGGGCTCGA GAGCCGTGGTCAACAGTTTGGCCAGGGCCACTCCACGTGCCCAATCACATATTCGGACAAACAGCTACCGGACATCTGCATCCAAGAAACAGACTGGATCCTAGTCGAGAAAGTAA cACTGCTGGGACATCGCCTTGGGCCCATTGAAACACTGCCCATGAATCTGTTCATCATGTACATGGCTGGCAACACCATCTCCATCCTCCCTATCATGATGGTGTGCATGATGGCCTGGAGACCTATACAGGCACTGATGTCCATGTCTGCAAGTGAGTATTATATTGAATCTGTAGCTCAGAAACAGCTCTGA
- the LOC144484198 gene encoding uncharacterized protein LOC144484198, protein MEEKSTIHSGEKPYVCSVCGRGFNQSSDLLRHKRSHTRKKPWKCEDCGKGFRSPSHLEKHCRCHTGEKPFTCSDCGKGFIQLTNLQRHQRVHSGERPMTSSECAMKRQQVHTGEKPFICSECGKRFSRCSHCGSGFKTSSALTKHQRTHTDERPFRCSQCGTAFRQLSNLSVHQRTHTAERPFTCSQCGKGFAHSSTLQRHQRVHTHEKPYICSKCGRRFTQLSTLLKHQQVHTTERPFKCPDCGKSYKSSGELMRHQRVHTDERPFRCSHCETGFKTSSALTSHQRTHTEERPFKCPDCGKCYKSSGELVRHQRVHTGERPFRCSDCGTRFRELSHLTVHRRTHTGERPFTCSVCGKGFASSSNLLTHQRVHK, encoded by the exons atggaagaaaaaagcaccattcacagtggagagaaaccgtacgtgtgttctgtgtgtggacgaggcttcaaccaatcatctgacctgttgagacacaagcgcagtcacaccaggaagaaaccgtggaaatgtgaggattgtgggaagggattcagatccccATCTCACCTTGAAAAGCATTGCCgctgtcacactggggagaagccattcacctgctctgactgtgggaagggattcattcagttaaccAACCTGcaaagacaccagcgagttcacagtggggagaggccaatGACCTCCTCTGAGTGTGCAATGAAACGCCaacaagttcacaccggggagaagccattcatctgctccgagtgtgggaagagattctcaAG gtgctctcactgcgggagtGGGTTCAAGACATCCTCTGCCCTAACTaaacaccaacgcactcacactgatgagagacctttcagATGCTCTCAGTGTGGCACTGCATTCAGACAATTGAGTAACCTGTctgtacaccagcgcactcacactgcggagaggccattcacttgctctcagtgtgggaagggattcgctcattcatctaccctgcagagacaccagcgagttcacactcacGAGAAACCTTACATCTGCTCCAAATGTGGAAgacgattcactcagttatcgaccctgctgaaacaccagcaagttcacactactgagagaccatttaaatgtccagactgtgggaagagctataaaagttctggggaactgatgcgccatcaacgtgttcacactgatgagagaccgttcaggtgttcTCACTGTGAGACTGGGTTCAAGACATCATCTGCCCTCACTTCACACCAGCGCacccacactgaggagagaccgtttaaatgcccagactgtgggaaatGCTATAAAAGTTCAGGGGAACTGGTAcgtcatcaacgtgttcacactggggagagaccgttcaggtgctctgactgtgggactaGGTTCAGAGAATTATCTCATCTCACTGTGCAccggcgcactcacactggggagaggccattcacctgctctgtgtgtgggaagggatttgcttcttcatccaatctgctgacacaccagcgagttcataaatGA